One region of Anaeromyxobacter paludicola genomic DNA includes:
- a CDS encoding NADH-quinone oxidoreductase subunit J family protein: MILRRVLAWAAAAAFLVAFVVLVTSRIVVPMSPTGQEVVAGPLTAFDLSFYLLSGLAFVGAFGVALSKNVLHSAIGLLIALLGGGALYVLLSADFVAVAQLLVYVGGVLVLVLFAVMLTARIEEVNISNKSFGVFGGLALFFATAPVLSFVAVKTPWPLRQSPELVASTEAIGNEFLGRYLLPFEVASLVLLATLIGAVVIARKETRPE, encoded by the coding sequence GTGATCCTGCGCCGCGTCCTCGCCTGGGCGGCCGCCGCCGCCTTCCTCGTCGCCTTCGTGGTGCTGGTGACGAGCCGCATCGTGGTCCCGATGTCCCCGACCGGCCAGGAGGTGGTGGCGGGCCCGCTCACCGCCTTCGACCTCTCCTTCTACCTGCTCTCCGGGCTCGCCTTCGTCGGCGCGTTCGGCGTGGCGCTCTCCAAGAACGTGCTCCACAGCGCCATCGGCCTCCTCATCGCCCTGCTCGGCGGCGGCGCGCTCTACGTGCTCCTCTCGGCCGACTTCGTCGCCGTGGCGCAGCTGCTCGTCTACGTGGGCGGCGTCCTCGTCCTCGTGCTCTTCGCCGTGATGCTCACCGCCCGCATCGAGGAGGTGAACATCTCGAACAAGAGCTTCGGGGTGTTCGGCGGCCTGGCGCTCTTCTTCGCCACCGCGCCGGTGCTCTCCTTCGTCGCGGTGAAGACCCCCTGGCCGCTCCGCCAGTCCCCGGAGCTGGTCGCCTCGACCGAGGCCATCGGCAACGAGTTCCTCGGCCGCTACCTGCTCCCGTTCGAGGTCGCCTCGCTGGTGCTCCTCGCCACCCTCATCGGCGCGGTGGTCATCGCGCGCAAGGAGACGCGGCCCGAGTAG
- the nuoK gene encoding NADH-quinone oxidoreductase subunit NuoK, giving the protein MHVSLPHFLVVAALLFCFGLVTVATRRNGVGVLMGVELILNAANLNLVAFNHYVVGGVSGQVFSLFVIVLAAAEAAVGLAIVLAIFQTFKSIDVRAADALRE; this is encoded by the coding sequence ATGCACGTCTCGCTTCCTCACTTCCTGGTGGTCGCGGCCCTGCTCTTCTGCTTCGGCCTCGTCACCGTCGCGACCCGCCGCAACGGCGTCGGCGTGCTGATGGGCGTCGAGCTCATCCTCAACGCCGCCAACCTGAACCTCGTCGCCTTCAACCACTACGTGGTCGGCGGGGTGTCCGGACAGGTCTTCTCCCTGTTCGTCATCGTGCTGGCGGCGGCGGAGGCGGCGGTCGGCCTCGCCATCGTCCTCGCCATCTTCCAGACCTTCAAGTCCATCGACGTCCGCGCCGCGGACGCCCTCCGAGAGTGA
- a CDS encoding complex I subunit 4 family protein — MFSEQTVLTWATFVPAAGAALIAVLMIARALGALEKRAVDEASRAIALVASGLSLVAAIAAWRMYDPSAPGLAVAGRQTGVQLVHHFVWIRQFNVDYFVGVDGLSISMVLLSGLISFVATIASMPWWTSAKAKHLAGMEDDGHEDPHHPKHFSVRMVPGYMALLLLLQTGMMGTFVSLDMFLFYVFWEVMLLPMYFLIGIWGGPRKEYAAIKFFLYTLAGSVLMLLAIIAIYYQSHAAPLGDGTLSNQHTFNLLELAAQGQAGVFASAAPILGFGFTKIVFVALFIGFAIKIPMFPFHTWLPDAHVEAPTPISVILAGVLLKMGIYGILRFNYGMLPDATRWAANAMAVFGTINIVYAAFVCLAQKDLKKLIAYSSVSHMGFSLLGMAALTPAGISGAVLNLFTHGIISPMLFLIVGVIYDRAHHREIERFGGLAQALPEYTAIMGLAFFASLGLPGLCGFISEFMVFSGSFPVFMTYTIISATSVILTAAYYLWAIHRMFLGKLNEAYRGFPDLAWRERISLYPLGVIAIVLGFYPQAVLGVINGTLHSLVASIRL; from the coding sequence ATGTTCAGCGAACAGACCGTCCTCACCTGGGCCACCTTCGTGCCCGCCGCCGGCGCCGCGCTCATCGCGGTGCTGATGATCGCCCGCGCCCTCGGCGCCCTCGAGAAGCGCGCGGTGGACGAGGCCTCGCGGGCCATCGCCCTCGTGGCCTCGGGCCTCTCGCTCGTGGCCGCGATCGCCGCCTGGCGGATGTACGACCCGTCGGCCCCCGGCCTCGCCGTCGCCGGCCGCCAGACCGGCGTGCAGCTGGTCCACCACTTCGTCTGGATCCGCCAGTTCAACGTCGACTACTTCGTCGGCGTCGACGGCCTCTCCATCTCGATGGTGCTCCTCTCCGGGCTCATCAGCTTCGTGGCCACCATCGCCTCGATGCCCTGGTGGACCTCCGCCAAGGCGAAGCACCTCGCCGGCATGGAGGACGACGGCCACGAGGACCCGCACCACCCCAAGCACTTCTCGGTGCGGATGGTGCCGGGCTACATGGCCCTGCTCCTCCTCCTCCAGACCGGCATGATGGGGACCTTCGTCTCCCTCGACATGTTCCTCTTCTACGTGTTCTGGGAGGTCATGCTCCTGCCGATGTACTTCCTCATCGGCATCTGGGGCGGCCCGCGCAAGGAGTACGCGGCCATCAAGTTCTTCCTCTACACGCTGGCGGGCTCGGTGCTGATGCTGCTCGCCATCATCGCCATCTACTACCAGAGCCACGCCGCGCCGCTCGGCGACGGCACGCTCTCGAACCAGCACACCTTCAACCTGCTCGAGCTGGCCGCGCAGGGCCAGGCCGGCGTCTTCGCCTCGGCCGCGCCCATCCTCGGGTTCGGCTTCACCAAGATCGTCTTCGTGGCCCTCTTCATCGGGTTCGCCATCAAGATCCCGATGTTCCCCTTCCACACCTGGTTGCCCGACGCCCACGTCGAGGCCCCCACGCCCATCTCGGTCATCCTGGCCGGCGTGCTCCTCAAGATGGGCATCTACGGCATCCTCCGCTTCAACTACGGGATGCTCCCCGACGCCACCCGCTGGGCGGCCAACGCCATGGCGGTGTTCGGGACCATCAACATCGTCTACGCGGCGTTCGTCTGCCTCGCGCAGAAGGACCTCAAGAAGCTCATCGCCTACTCCTCGGTCTCGCACATGGGCTTCAGCCTGCTCGGGATGGCGGCGCTCACGCCGGCCGGCATCTCCGGCGCGGTGCTGAACCTCTTCACCCACGGCATCATCAGCCCGATGCTGTTCCTCATCGTGGGCGTGATCTACGACCGCGCCCACCACCGCGAGATCGAGCGCTTCGGCGGCCTCGCCCAGGCGCTGCCCGAGTACACCGCGATCATGGGGCTCGCCTTCTTCGCCTCGCTCGGCCTCCCCGGCCTCTGCGGCTTCATCTCCGAGTTCATGGTGTTCTCCGGCTCGTTCCCGGTGTTCATGACCTACACCATCATCTCGGCGACGAGCGTCATCCTGACCGCCGCCTACTACCTCTGGGCCATCCACCGGATGTTCCTCGGCAAGCTCAACGAGGCCTACCGCGGCTTCCCCGACCTCGCCTGGCGCGAGCGCATCAGCCTCTACCCGCTCGGCGTCATCGCCATCGTCCTCGGCTTCTACCCGCAGGCGGTGCTCGGGGTGATCAACGGCACCCTCCACTCGCTCGTCGCGAGCATCCGGCTCTAG
- a CDS encoding proton-conducting transporter transmembrane domain-containing protein, producing the protein MEHVTRELAPILVHPVSYLWLIPLFPLLGAVFNALFGRLFEKAGKKQVVHVVAIGAMACAFAVAVRAFVQLYGLDAEHRFLQDTLWNLLTAGRLTVDLAFALDPLSMMMVLIITFIGTLIHVFSVGYMWDDVEAYWRFFAWLNLFVFSMLLLVMGDNFAVMFFGWEGVGLCSYGLISYYYKDREKASAGMKAFVVNRFGDFGFIIGLLLLFWGLGGGWGAMAGVRGAAYEPAAALRTVDGAAGPDESKALAPTVEVGEGQVVKVGPTMNFRELRDQVVIEKTGVMEHLKEQKLWGIALLTLIGMFLFVGAMGKSAQLPLYVWLPDAMAGPTPVSALIHAATMVTAGVYMVARLNFLFALSPSAMGWVALVGAVTAIFAASIGFFQYDIKKVLAYSTVSQLGFMFIGVGVGAYWAGTYHLLTHAFFKATLFLGSGSVILGCHHEQDMRKMGGLSKHMPITRWTYLIACWAIAGFPWASGFYSKDEILWKAFTQRHLELFGVPTPWLGPLIYLVGIVAATGTAFYMFRSYYMTFSGTYRGGAGHHDEHDEDPHVAFAAPHHSTRAHPQDGALHAIAKAQEEHAAHLAQAHGHDAHTAHGHDAHAAHDAHGGHGHHGGTPHESPLSITFVLVTLAAGAVLVSLLGIPTAWSHLPPALEHWLEPVLVAEVPFAEQPHWMEFLFQAVGVGAGVVGWVCARALYKDDQKHAALEALKARFMGAWTVVFNKYYVDELYQRVVLGPALRFAALMSWIDANVVDWLVNAAGSVTRFVANVDGLIDKYLVDGAVTAVANLFMESGRGLRRIQTGRVQTYLYGIMAGALILVLFNFVVR; encoded by the coding sequence ATGGAACACGTGACGCGAGAGCTGGCCCCCATCCTCGTCCACCCGGTGAGCTACCTCTGGCTCATCCCGCTCTTCCCGCTCCTGGGCGCGGTCTTCAACGCCCTGTTCGGCCGGCTCTTCGAGAAGGCCGGCAAGAAGCAGGTGGTGCACGTCGTCGCCATCGGCGCCATGGCCTGCGCCTTCGCGGTGGCGGTGCGGGCCTTCGTGCAGCTCTACGGGCTCGACGCCGAGCACCGGTTCCTGCAGGACACCCTCTGGAACCTGCTCACCGCCGGCCGGCTCACGGTGGACCTCGCGTTCGCGCTCGATCCGCTGTCGATGATGATGGTCCTCATCATCACCTTCATCGGCACGCTCATCCACGTCTTCTCGGTCGGCTACATGTGGGACGACGTCGAGGCCTACTGGCGCTTCTTCGCCTGGCTCAACCTCTTCGTCTTCTCGATGCTCCTCCTCGTCATGGGGGACAACTTCGCCGTCATGTTCTTCGGCTGGGAGGGCGTGGGGCTCTGCTCCTACGGCCTCATCAGCTACTACTACAAGGACCGCGAGAAGGCCTCGGCCGGCATGAAGGCCTTCGTGGTCAACCGCTTCGGCGACTTCGGCTTCATCATCGGCCTCCTGCTCCTGTTCTGGGGGCTGGGCGGCGGCTGGGGCGCGATGGCCGGCGTGCGCGGCGCGGCCTACGAGCCGGCCGCGGCGCTCCGCACCGTGGACGGCGCGGCGGGCCCGGACGAGTCGAAGGCGCTGGCGCCGACCGTGGAGGTGGGCGAGGGCCAGGTGGTGAAGGTCGGCCCCACCATGAACTTCCGCGAGCTGCGCGACCAGGTGGTCATCGAGAAGACCGGCGTGATGGAGCACCTCAAGGAGCAGAAGCTCTGGGGGATCGCGCTCCTCACCCTCATCGGGATGTTCCTGTTCGTCGGCGCGATGGGCAAGAGCGCGCAGCTGCCGCTCTACGTCTGGCTCCCCGACGCCATGGCCGGCCCGACGCCGGTGTCGGCCCTCATCCACGCCGCCACCATGGTCACCGCCGGCGTCTACATGGTGGCGCGCCTCAACTTCCTCTTCGCCCTCTCCCCCTCGGCGATGGGCTGGGTGGCGCTGGTGGGCGCGGTCACCGCGATCTTCGCGGCCTCGATCGGCTTCTTCCAGTACGACATCAAGAAGGTCCTCGCCTACTCGACCGTCTCGCAGCTCGGCTTCATGTTCATCGGCGTCGGCGTCGGCGCCTACTGGGCCGGCACCTACCACCTGCTCACCCACGCCTTCTTCAAGGCGACGCTCTTCCTCGGGTCGGGCTCGGTGATCCTGGGCTGCCACCACGAGCAGGACATGCGGAAGATGGGCGGGCTCTCGAAGCACATGCCCATCACGCGGTGGACCTACCTCATCGCCTGCTGGGCCATCGCCGGCTTCCCCTGGGCGAGCGGCTTCTACTCGAAGGACGAGATCCTCTGGAAGGCCTTCACCCAGCGGCACCTCGAGCTCTTCGGCGTGCCCACCCCCTGGCTCGGGCCGCTCATCTACCTCGTCGGCATCGTCGCCGCGACCGGCACCGCCTTCTACATGTTCCGCAGCTACTACATGACCTTCAGCGGGACCTACCGCGGGGGCGCGGGGCACCACGACGAGCACGACGAGGATCCGCACGTCGCCTTCGCCGCGCCGCACCACTCCACCCGCGCCCACCCGCAGGACGGCGCCTTGCACGCCATCGCCAAGGCCCAGGAGGAGCACGCCGCCCACCTCGCCCAGGCCCACGGGCACGACGCGCACACGGCGCACGGCCACGACGCCCACGCGGCGCACGACGCGCACGGCGGCCACGGCCACCACGGCGGCACGCCGCACGAGTCGCCGCTCAGCATCACCTTCGTCCTCGTCACCCTGGCCGCCGGCGCGGTGCTGGTGTCGCTGCTCGGCATCCCGACCGCCTGGTCCCACCTCCCGCCGGCCCTCGAGCACTGGCTCGAGCCGGTCCTCGTCGCCGAGGTCCCCTTCGCCGAGCAGCCGCACTGGATGGAGTTCCTCTTCCAGGCGGTCGGCGTCGGCGCCGGCGTCGTCGGCTGGGTCTGCGCCCGCGCGCTCTACAAGGACGACCAGAAGCACGCCGCGCTCGAGGCGCTCAAGGCCCGCTTCATGGGCGCCTGGACGGTGGTCTTCAACAAGTACTACGTGGACGAGCTCTACCAGCGCGTCGTGCTCGGCCCGGCGCTCAGGTTCGCCGCCCTGATGAGCTGGATCGACGCCAACGTCGTGGACTGGCTCGTGAACGCCGCCGGCTCGGTCACGCGGTTCGTGGCCAACGTGGACGGCCTCATCGACAAGTACCTGGTGGACGGCGCGGTCACCGCCGTCGCCAACCTGTTCATGGAGTCCGGGCGCGGCCTGCGCCGGATCCAGACCGGGCGGGTGCAGACCTACCTCTACGGGATCATGGCCGGCGCCCTGATCCTCGTGCTCTTCAACTTCGTCGTCCGGTAG
- a CDS encoding homospermidine biosynthesis protein, producing the protein MAQPTPKQLRKRYLSRPPVEPMKLSPGMTVEELVDVYRKAGAFNGGRLAEACDLFGRMIDSGATIALTVTGAMTPAGMGGAIQAMIEAGFVDLIISTGANIYHDLHFALKLPVVQGHFNVDDKELYRAGVERIYDIFITEDSLLDTDAFVREALEKAPADLQGNISTPQLHRYLADVAWKNAPLPEKSFLCTAAKYDVPVFTSSPGDSSIGMNVAAMKLRGGKTTVDPDLDVLLSTSIVYDADKNGVVILGGGSPKNFYLQTQPTLWQILDLNRGGHEFVLQISTDSPQWGGLSGATPSEAISWGKVQAEMIKNHVVLYADSTLAAPLVFAYALATRKKRKPKRLYARLPELFGALQKAHLKKHPGAGALSEMKSAGKTKKK; encoded by the coding sequence ATGGCCCAGCCCACCCCGAAGCAGCTCCGCAAGCGGTACCTGTCGCGCCCGCCGGTCGAGCCGATGAAGCTCTCGCCCGGGATGACCGTCGAGGAGCTCGTCGACGTGTACCGCAAGGCCGGCGCCTTCAACGGCGGCCGCCTCGCGGAGGCGTGCGACCTGTTCGGCCGGATGATCGACTCGGGCGCGACCATCGCCCTCACCGTCACCGGCGCCATGACGCCGGCCGGCATGGGCGGCGCCATCCAGGCGATGATCGAGGCCGGCTTCGTGGACCTGATCATCTCGACGGGCGCGAACATCTACCACGACCTCCACTTCGCCCTGAAGCTGCCGGTGGTGCAGGGCCACTTCAACGTGGACGACAAGGAGCTCTACCGGGCCGGCGTCGAGCGCATCTACGACATCTTCATCACCGAGGACTCGCTCCTCGACACCGACGCCTTCGTGCGCGAGGCGCTCGAGAAGGCCCCGGCGGACCTGCAGGGCAACATCTCCACGCCGCAGCTCCACCGCTACCTCGCCGACGTGGCCTGGAAGAACGCGCCGCTGCCGGAGAAGAGCTTCCTCTGCACCGCCGCGAAGTACGACGTCCCGGTCTTCACGAGCTCGCCCGGCGACTCCTCGATCGGCATGAACGTCGCGGCCATGAAGCTCCGCGGCGGCAAGACCACCGTGGACCCCGACCTCGACGTGCTGCTCTCGACGTCGATCGTCTACGACGCCGACAAGAACGGCGTGGTGATCCTGGGCGGCGGCTCCCCCAAGAACTTCTACCTGCAGACCCAGCCCACGCTCTGGCAGATCCTCGACCTCAACCGCGGCGGCCACGAGTTCGTGCTGCAGATCTCGACCGACTCGCCGCAGTGGGGCGGCCTCTCCGGCGCGACGCCCAGCGAGGCGATCAGCTGGGGCAAGGTGCAGGCGGAGATGATCAAGAACCACGTGGTGCTCTACGCCGACAGCACGCTGGCGGCGCCGCTGGTCTTCGCCTACGCCCTCGCCACCCGCAAGAAGCGCAAGCCGAAGCGGCTCTACGCCCGTCTGCCGGAGCTCTTCGGGGCGCTGCAGAAGGCCCACCTGAAGAAGCACCCGGGCGCGGGCGCCCTCTCCGAGATGAAGTCGGCCGGCAAGACCAAGAAGAAGTAG
- a CDS encoding RrF2 family transcriptional regulator encodes MQHVLRISRKIDYGLRAMIYLSSIPKGSVVPFREIARQMCVPEDFLAKILKTLVDEELVKSTRGPHGGYCLARDASEVSFLDVIEAVEGPIALNVCLDGDDACGHSESCTMVSVWRQGQEKMLDVYRQAKLSELAFKPDLAGQIGLVQLGGPVAPQTEPVAD; translated from the coding sequence ATGCAGCACGTACTCCGCATCTCCCGGAAGATCGACTACGGCCTGCGGGCGATGATCTACCTGTCGTCGATCCCCAAGGGCTCGGTCGTCCCCTTCCGTGAGATCGCGCGCCAGATGTGCGTCCCCGAGGACTTCCTCGCCAAGATCCTGAAGACGCTGGTGGACGAGGAGCTGGTGAAGAGCACCCGCGGCCCGCACGGCGGCTACTGCCTCGCCCGCGACGCCTCCGAGGTGAGCTTCCTCGACGTCATCGAGGCGGTCGAGGGGCCGATCGCCCTCAACGTCTGCCTGGACGGCGACGACGCCTGCGGCCACTCCGAGAGCTGCACCATGGTCTCGGTCTGGCGGCAGGGGCAGGAGAAGATGCTCGACGTCTACCGGCAGGCGAAGCTCTCCGAGCTCGCCTTCAAGCCGGACCTGGCCGGCCAGATCGGGCTCGTGCAGCTCGGCGGCCCGGTGGCGCCGCAGACCGAGCCGGTCGCGGATTAA
- a CDS encoding NADH-quinone oxidoreductase subunit N gives MDYLPFIEENLRSTAWFRPELALTFGAVALFLLDLVWRKAENRVWRLSTATLAVLGVAAALLAAQPPTAQMLFNGMIANDALAIFFKWLFLAAAAITVVISAQAKDIRPERAGEFQAILLTVVLGMFLMASSANLLMIYLSLELVSIGSYILTGYKKGDRKAVEASLKYVIYGGVASGVMLFGMSYLYGLTGTSDLPELARRIGALSQTMTQAQAMGSEAAVRLTLIMSVVFVLAGIGYKVAAVPWHMWCPDVYEGAPTPFTAFLSVGPKAAGFAVALRFFYGALAGDPSTALFDGQGLGAAVAGIPWPAVIGVVSAITMTLGNLTALSQTNLKRLLAYSSIAHAGYTLMGLAALSKTGMQSVMIYMSIYLIMNLGAFLAVIVVAQTTGSESIFEYRGLAKRAPLAATAFAVFLFSLTGIPPFAGFIGKYYLFLAVLERAGGPGGSWWMALAICGALNSAVSLYYYARVLRAMFLESPYRDEPMGAAFGHRLLLGAFSAAVLVFGVAPGLLVEWTARSLDFFRG, from the coding sequence ATGGACTACCTGCCCTTCATCGAGGAGAACCTCCGCAGCACGGCCTGGTTCCGGCCGGAGCTGGCGCTCACCTTCGGCGCGGTGGCGCTCTTCCTGCTCGACCTCGTCTGGCGGAAGGCGGAGAACCGGGTCTGGCGCCTCTCCACGGCCACCCTGGCCGTCCTGGGCGTCGCCGCGGCGCTGCTCGCGGCGCAGCCGCCCACCGCGCAGATGCTCTTCAACGGGATGATCGCCAACGACGCCCTGGCGATCTTCTTCAAGTGGCTGTTCCTCGCGGCCGCGGCCATCACGGTGGTGATCTCGGCCCAGGCCAAGGACATCCGGCCGGAGCGCGCCGGCGAGTTCCAGGCCATCCTGCTCACGGTCGTGCTCGGCATGTTCCTCATGGCGAGCTCGGCCAACCTGCTCATGATCTACCTGTCGCTCGAGCTGGTCTCGATCGGCAGCTACATCCTCACCGGCTACAAGAAGGGCGACCGCAAGGCGGTGGAGGCCTCGCTGAAGTACGTCATCTACGGCGGCGTCGCCTCCGGCGTGATGCTCTTCGGGATGAGCTACCTCTACGGCCTGACCGGCACCTCCGACCTGCCGGAGCTGGCCCGCCGCATCGGCGCCCTCTCCCAGACCATGACCCAGGCCCAGGCGATGGGGAGCGAGGCGGCGGTGCGCCTCACCCTCATCATGTCGGTGGTCTTCGTGCTCGCCGGCATCGGCTACAAGGTGGCGGCGGTGCCCTGGCACATGTGGTGCCCCGACGTGTACGAGGGCGCCCCGACGCCCTTCACCGCCTTCCTCTCGGTCGGCCCCAAGGCGGCCGGCTTCGCGGTGGCGCTGCGGTTCTTCTACGGCGCCCTGGCGGGCGATCCCTCCACGGCCCTCTTCGACGGCCAGGGGCTCGGCGCCGCGGTGGCCGGCATCCCCTGGCCGGCGGTCATCGGCGTGGTCTCGGCCATCACCATGACGCTCGGGAACCTGACCGCGCTCTCGCAGACCAACCTGAAGCGGCTCCTCGCCTACAGCTCGATCGCCCACGCGGGCTACACGCTCATGGGGCTCGCGGCCCTCTCCAAGACCGGCATGCAGAGCGTCATGATCTACATGTCGATCTACCTGATCATGAACCTGGGGGCCTTCCTGGCGGTCATCGTGGTGGCCCAGACCACCGGCTCGGAGTCGATCTTCGAGTACCGCGGCCTCGCGAAGCGCGCGCCGCTCGCGGCCACCGCCTTCGCGGTCTTCCTCTTCTCGCTCACCGGGATCCCGCCCTTCGCCGGCTTCATCGGCAAGTACTACCTGTTCCTCGCCGTGCTGGAGCGGGCGGGGGGGCCGGGCGGCAGCTGGTGGATGGCCCTCGCCATCTGCGGCGCGCTCAACTCGGCGGTGTCGCTCTACTACTACGCGCGGGTGCTGCGGGCGATGTTCCTCGAGTCGCCCTACCGCGACGAGCCGATGGGCGCGGCCTTCGGGCACCGGCTGCTCCTCGGCGCCTTCTCGGCGGCGGTGCTGGTGTTCGGCGTCGCGCCGGGCCTGCTCGTCGAGTGGACCGCGCGGTCGCTCGACTTCTTCCGCGGGTAG
- a CDS encoding NuoI/complex I 23 kDa subunit family protein produces MNQSAATYLGNIKDTVQSFWHGMSITLSYLLRRPTTIQYPDRTPLPVRDTLPPRYRGFLEVDADICTGCQACERACPIGCIQINLEKDAANPKQRVVTQFDIDEAKCMFCGLCVEPCPTGAIQHTREFEASQRSVRNLTFRWADPLKPFPVYKVAKGAEYFPRAPLGSLVRAKIEARRWDAPPPEFLPPEAPKPPAAKAPPPAAPVAKPSAAAAPAAPAPKPAAAAPVPEAKPAELLKAAAETAAPAAAPAAPAAPSPAPAAEAPVPTTPEVKP; encoded by the coding sequence ATGAACCAGAGCGCAGCCACCTACCTCGGCAACATCAAGGACACCGTCCAGTCCTTCTGGCACGGCATGTCCATCACGCTCAGCTACCTGCTGCGGCGGCCCACCACCATCCAGTACCCCGACCGGACGCCGCTGCCGGTGCGCGACACGCTGCCGCCGCGCTACCGCGGGTTCCTCGAGGTGGACGCCGACATCTGCACCGGCTGCCAGGCCTGCGAGCGCGCCTGCCCCATCGGCTGCATCCAGATCAACCTCGAGAAGGACGCGGCCAACCCGAAGCAGCGCGTGGTCACCCAGTTCGACATCGACGAGGCCAAGTGCATGTTCTGCGGCCTCTGCGTCGAGCCCTGCCCGACCGGCGCCATCCAGCACACCCGCGAGTTCGAGGCGAGCCAGCGGTCGGTGCGGAACCTCACCTTCCGCTGGGCCGACCCGCTGAAGCCGTTCCCGGTCTACAAGGTGGCGAAGGGGGCCGAGTACTTCCCGCGCGCCCCGCTCGGCTCGCTGGTGCGCGCCAAGATCGAGGCCCGGCGCTGGGACGCCCCGCCCCCCGAGTTCCTGCCGCCCGAGGCGCCGAAGCCGCCCGCGGCCAAGGCGCCGCCGCCGGCGGCCCCGGTCGCCAAGCCCAGCGCCGCCGCGGCGCCCGCCGCCCCGGCGCCGAAGCCGGCCGCCGCCGCCCCCGTCCCGGAGGCGAAGCCGGCCGAGCTCCTCAAGGCCGCCGCCGAGACCGCGGCCCCGGCCGCCGCCCCGGCCGCCCCGGCCGCGCCGTCCCCGGCGCCCGCCGCCGAGGCGCCGGTCCCGACCACCCCGGAGGTGAAGCCGTGA
- a CDS encoding PHP domain-containing protein, translating into MPEPTAASAHVIDLHSHSTASDGEFPAAEVAARAAAGGLAVWALCDHDSIAALPAGAEAAAAHGLRFVPGIELSVHLERREVHLLGHFVDPASKALRGFEDLLAEKRRVRMGEIIQKLAGLGIPLRPEQVERFSGGKTLGRPHVARALVEGGHAATVREAFDRYLGEGRPAYVGRYRLPAEEAIRMVHAAGGTATIAHPGVNRLERGELARLAEAGLDGIEIYHCDHNPSVRGKYLRCAAELGLVPTAGSDYHGPTITPDRTFGSVTMSAAELEALESRRP; encoded by the coding sequence ATGCCAGAGCCAACCGCTGCGAGCGCCCACGTGATCGACCTCCATTCCCACTCCACCGCCTCGGACGGGGAGTTCCCGGCCGCCGAGGTGGCCGCCCGGGCAGCGGCCGGGGGGCTGGCCGTCTGGGCCCTGTGCGACCACGACTCGATCGCCGCCCTCCCCGCCGGCGCCGAGGCGGCCGCGGCGCACGGCCTCCGCTTCGTCCCGGGGATCGAGCTCTCGGTCCACCTGGAGCGGCGCGAGGTGCACCTCCTCGGCCACTTCGTGGACCCGGCCTCCAAGGCGCTCCGCGGCTTCGAGGACCTGCTCGCGGAGAAGCGGCGGGTGCGCATGGGCGAGATCATCCAGAAGCTCGCCGGGCTCGGCATCCCGCTCCGGCCGGAGCAGGTGGAGCGGTTCAGCGGCGGGAAGACCCTGGGCCGGCCCCACGTGGCGCGGGCGCTCGTCGAGGGGGGGCACGCCGCCACGGTGCGCGAGGCCTTCGACCGGTACCTCGGGGAGGGGCGGCCGGCCTACGTCGGCCGCTACCGGCTCCCGGCCGAGGAGGCCATCCGGATGGTCCACGCCGCCGGCGGGACCGCCACCATCGCCCACCCCGGGGTGAACCGGCTCGAGCGCGGCGAGCTGGCGCGGCTGGCGGAGGCCGGCCTGGACGGGATCGAGATCTACCACTGCGACCACAACCCCTCGGTCCGCGGGAAGTACCTGCGCTGCGCCGCCGAGCTCGGGCTCGTGCCCACGGCCGGGTCCGACTACCACGGCCCGACCATCACGCCCGACCGCACCTTCGGCTCCGTGACCATGAGCGCGGCCGAGCTCGAGGCGCTCGAGTCCCGCCGGCCCTAG